Part of the Parcubacteria group bacterium ADurb.Bin159 genome is shown below.
CCCTTATTTAAGTTTATGGAATTAGGGGTTCTTGGTTTTAGCTTATTCGATGGCTGGTTAAACCTTAAAATAAAAAGCTATCAGGACATTTATAAATTGCTTCCTAAAATATTAAAAAAGAGAAAAATTATTCAAAAAGAACGGAAAATATCAGATAAAGAATTTTTAAAATATTTTGTAGCTACTTTTCATTTTGAAGGATTTACTCATCCTTTGCTTAAATACATAGTAAATCCTATTTTTGGTTTTGCCTGGAAAATTCTTTATTCTTGTGTATTTTGGTAAAATACAGCAGAAACCTTTTTAAGACACTCTTTTCTTATTTTTAAAATAGCCCAAGAATCATTTATATCTTGGGTCTTTATTTTAAGGGTTAAAATGATATAATAATATAAAGATTATGTTAAAAATCGCTCATATTGTTTGCGCTTTTCCCCCTTATCAGGGAGGGATGGGTAATGTTTGTTTTAATCAAGCCACATATTTGGCTAAAATTGGCCATCAAGTTACTGTTTTTGCTCCTCAAATAAACAATCAAGAGTCATTTTCTTTGGGATTTAAGCAGCAAAAATTAATATCTCTTTTGACCTTAGGCAACGCCAGTTTAATTTTCCCTCAAATTTCTATTTTAAACAAATTTGATATTTTACATTTTCATTATCCTTTTATTGGTTTAGGGGAGCAAATACTTTTTTTAAAAAAAATAGGGCTTATTAAAATTCCTTTAATTATTCAATATCATATGGATTTAATCGGGGAGGGGAATAGAAAATTATTTTTTGAAATTTATAATAAAAAAACTTTACCCTTATTGCTTTGCGCAGATAAAATTTTAGTAAGCTCTGAAGATTATTTGCTGCATTCAAAAATAAAGAAATATTTTCTAAAAGCAAAAAATAAATTTGAAATTTTACCTTTAGGGGTAGATGAAAATAAATTTTATCCTTCTTTTGAAGCAACTTCTTCAGAATATCAAAACATTCTTTTTGTTGGCGCTTTAGATAAAGCCCATTATTTCAAGGGAGTTGATGTTTTGATTAAGGCGTTTAAAAAAGTAAATAATATTTTACCGCAAAGCCGTTTAATTATTGTGGGCAAAGGAGATTTAAGAAATCAATTTATTGATTTAGCTAAAAAATTAAACATTAGAGACAAAATTGAATTTGCTGATAATGTTCTAAAAGAAGAATTGCCTCTTTATTATCAAAAAACGGCTGTTTTTGTTCTTCCCTCCACTACTCGTTCTGAGGCTTTTGGTTTAGTTACTTTGGAAGCAATGGCTAGCGGTTTGCCAGTTATTGTTTCTAATCTTCCCGGACCTCGTTCTTTAGTTGATAATAATGGTTTTCTAGTAAAACCCGGCGATTCAGATGATTTGTCTGCCAAAATAATTAAAATTTTACAAAACGATAAGCTAAAAAAAGAGTTTGGCAACCAATCGCGGCAATTAGTTAATAAGTATTATTGTTGGTCTAAAATAGTTCCTCGTTTATCAACTATTTATGAAAATATTCTTTCAGCAAAATTGTGAAAATTTGATTTTAACTATAAAAAAAAATAAATATTTTCTAGGAACAATTTTAGAAGTAATTATTCCCCTTTTTTGGTTTTTAAATTTTACCAACGGAAAAAACATATTAATTAATGTTTTTTTATTTATTAGTTATTTTGCTCTTAATGGATTTTATCTTGGTTTAATTTTAAAAAAGTATTTGAAAATAAGATATTTTTTTATTTTAGGTATTTTAGCTATTTTTTATTTAATTAGCTTTGCTCTATCTATACCTATTGTTTTTTATAAAATTGCGCCTTTATATTTATTTATTATTTTAGCTATTATCGGGATTATTCTTTCTTTAAGCGTTCAATATTTATTTAAGGATAAGCAGTACGACGGACCTAGCCGCAACACGAATTCCGGAAATAGCAACCCTATTCCTCTTTGGTGGAAAATTAGTTTTTTAATTCTTTTTTTGGCTTCTTTGTTTGTTCTTTTACATTCCCGTACTTCCAGCATAATTCGTTCTCCTTGGCAAGAGATTCATCCGCTTTATATTTACGGCTATATAGGGCTAATAATTTTAGTCCTTTATTTAATTAAATTAAAACCAAAATTTAAGATTTTTATTTTTTTTGTTATTTTGCTTTCTTTATTAGCTCATAGTTATGTAATTTTTCCTTATGAAGCTGGTTTTGGCGGAGATAAATGGCGACATTTAGGAGCAGAGCAATGGCTAATGGAAGGCAATATATATTCTCCCTCTCTTTTTGGCGAAAAAATTTCTTATAAACAATTGGGGCCACTTAAAATACCTGAAGTGTTTTTAATTGGCAATAAAACTTCTTATGCCAATCTTTGGGCGGGAGTTATTAATTTATCTTGGTTATTAAATATATCTCCTTTTTGGATTGATATTTTTTTATGTTTTATTTTATCCAGTATTTTTTTGCCATTTTTACTTTACGAATTAGGGAAAAAAGTATTTAAAAAAAGAGAAGCAATTTATTTTTTTATTTTGGCTCCTCTTTTTTTCTTTCCCTTTCAATTATATGGCTCTTTAACTGTGCCCACATTTTTTGGTTTTATTCTTTTTTGTTTTTCTTTGCTTTTGCTTTTTTCTTTATATCAATTTGCTTGCCGAGAAAAGTTGTCTTTAAAATATTTTTTCTTAGCGCTAATTTTACCCTGTCTTTTTCTTTATTTTAATTATGTTCTGTATCTCATTCTTTATTTAATGGTTTTTATTTTATTTATATTTTTTTATCGGCTTTTACCTCTTTTAAATCGTTCTCTTTCAACCATCTTATTGATAATTTTAATTTGTTTTATGGCAATCGTCTTTCCTTGTTTAGATGTAGCAAGCGGTTATTCACAATTTAAATCAGAAAAATTATCTGGTACAACAATTAAAAATTTCGGTCATAATTTATTATTTTCTTTGCCTATATTTTATCGGGAAAATGGGTTTGAACAAGACAGCTGGCTTTATAGCGGGATAGAAGAAAATTTATCTTCATCTATTTTTAGTCAAATTATTAAATGGAACTATTTTTTTACCCCTATTTTTTGGCTGATTACCATTATCGGTTTTTTTTCATTTTATTTTTGGCAATCAAAAAAAGAAATAGGTTTAATTTTTAGTTTATTAATAATTATTTTGATATCACAATTTATAGGTTCTTCTTTTTTAGAAGGAAGCTGTCTTTTTAGCAAACGTTTAATTTTAGTTTTTTCTTTTTTCTTATTTTTCTCTTTTGCCGCTGGTTTAAGTTGGGTTGTTTTTAAAAAAGAAAAACTTTTTATATTTCTTATAATTTTTTTAGGTCTTTTTTCGGGAAGCAGTTATATCTCCGGACCGAAGTTTGAAGCAGTAACCGGCAATGAATTAAAGGCGGTTTCTTATATCTGGCAAAATCTTAAATCTGAAGATGGGCCATATTGCGTTATAGGCAATACTTGGCCACTTTTGGCTTTGGAAGGAGTAAGTGGCAGGCAAATTATTGCCGGCGGTTTTCCTGTTTATCAAGAATATAAACAACCGGAAAGAGTGCAGTTATTTGAAAATTTAAATAGCTATCCCCATATAAATGATTTTAATAAAGCATTAGAAATAACCGGTGCTTCTTCTTGTTATTTTATGACCGAAGAACGTTGGATAAGAGGAGGGAAAAAGGATATTGTTTTTAATAATTTAAAGACAATAATCGGTGAGCCTTTTATTCTTGGCGATATTTATATTTGGCATTATCAATAAAATAATTTTTATGACTTTTTCTCGTTTTTACCGTTTAATTTTTATTTTAACCATTTTTGGGCTTTTTATTTGGCTGGGGGCGCAAAATTTTATGCCTCAAAAGGAGCTTCTTTTAGAATGGACCCCAGAAGGAAGAGGCAAGTTTGTAAGTGATATTTATCCCCAAGAAAGAGTATTAAATGTTTGGGAAGAAAATAATTCATATAGCAAAGTTTTATTTGAGCCGATTTATTTTTTTGTTTATTTGCCCAAATCTTTTAAAAAAGCAGAAGTCAATCTTATCTATCAAAGCGATTTAGATATAAGGATTGGTTTGATGTATCGTCAGGGAGTTTTACCTAATTGGCAATTTGACCTTAAAGATATAAAAGAAAAAAATATTGGTATGGATATTTGGAAAAATGGTGAAGTAGAATTTAATATTACTTCCGAATTTATTAATAAAAAAAATCGTTTTAATGGTTTAGAATTTATAATTTCTATTCCCGAGATTTATAAAAAAGAAGGAGATGTTAAAATCAAAAAAATAGAAATTTTATTAAAAAATTAGTTATGTTTAAATTTAATTTACAATTTTTTAAAGATTTGAGTTTGGTAAGTATTCTAACTTTTATTTTACTTTTAATGATAGAGGATTTTAAACCAGGTTTTGTTGTTTTTTGGTTTGACCCAAAAATTATTTTTTATATTTTTTTATTTAGTTTTTTAATTTATTTATTTTTAATTATATTTAATACAAAATCAGAAAAATGAACAAAATCGCCTCTGCCTGCCAATTAGACAGGCCAAATTTAAAAAATGAGCCAAAAAACCGTATAAATAAAGGGTTTCATAAGGAGGAGGAAAGAGAGTGTGAAGAAAAAAAAGGATTATCCCTTTTGGAGGTGGTGTGGTTAATCACTATTGCTATTGTGCCGCTTTGTTTTTGTCTTAATATGTTTAACCCTTGGCAAATGGCTAAAAATATCATTTTCCAAAGTTTAGTTGAAATATCTTTTTTTATTTTTTGGGGACAAATTATAATTTTTGGCTTTCCTAAAGAAGAATTCAAGAAAAAATTAAAATTTATTATACCACCATTTATTTTTATTATTATTTTAGGTTTGGCTACTTTGTTCTCTCCTACGCGCTGGTTTAGTTTTTGGGGTTATTGGGAAAGAAAATTGGGGTTTTTAACTTGGCTTCACTTTTTTATTTTTTATGTAATTTTACTTCTAAATATAAAAAATAAAGTTCAAATTAAACGCATTATTTTAACTGTTTTGATAACAGCAACGCTCGTAGCCTTCTATGGTTTTATGCAGTTTGCCAGATATGACCCTTTTGAGTGGGATCTTAATCCTATTTTGAAAATATCCGATTACCGCGTTTTTTCTTCTTTAGGACAACCGAATTTTTTAGCTTCTTGGCTACTTTTGGTCATCCCTTTAAATATTTTAGCCATATTTATTTACAAAAAAAGAATAGTTAGGTTTTTTTTATTTTTACTTTTTTCTATTTTAATTGTTCTTTTAATTTTAACTCAGAGTAGGGGAGGGCTAATTGGTTTTATCTTTGAAATTGTTTTTTTGCTTCTTTCTTTCTCCTATTTTAAAAAAAAGAAAAAAATATTTATTTTTATTTCTATTGTTTTAATTTTAGGAATTTTATTTATTTTTTGGATAAATTCAAAAAATATCGATTTAGAAAAAACAGAGAATAACCTTTTTAATCGTCTTCAGTCTTTAGTTAATCTTAAAGAAGCTGGAGAATATCGGCTTTGGCATTGGCAGGCGAGTTTAGAATTGATAAAAAAGAAACCGATTTTGGGTTATGGTTTAGAAAGTCAACGTTTTTATTTTCCCTCTTATTACCGCAAAGAATTTGCCATGAAAGAAGCGCCGAATATTTTTTTAGATAGAGCGCATAACGATATTTTAGATGTTCTTTTGAATAGCGGGTTTTTGGGGCTTATTTCTTGGTGGTTTTTTCTTGGCTATTTATTTTATCAAGGATTTAAAACAGTAAAAAGGGGTAAGATTAATATTTTATTTCTTTTAGCCGGTATTTTCGGTTATTTGGTTTCTTTACAATTTTCTTTTCATACTCATTCTACCTTGCTTTATTTTTGGATATGGGCAATATTAATTTTTTTAAATAATGATGATAATGAATTTAAAATAGATTGCTCCAAAAAGTATTTCAAAGAAAAACCCGAGGTACATTCTTGTATTTCTAAAATTCAAATAGCAATAATTTTTCTTTTAATTATTTTAACCTGTTCTTTTATTTGGTTTATTAATGGTTATGAGTATTTAGCCAGTCATTATTTACTTAAAGCGGAGATAGCTAAAATTGAAGGAAAGGGAGAAGATGCTGATATTTTTTATACTAAATCAATAAAATATGGCAGAAATGACCCTTATTTTCGTCAAATGTCGGCTGAGGGTATGTTAGAATTAGGTTTAATGGAGCAAGATTTGTCAAAAAAAATGTTTTTTATTCAAACAGGTATCAAGCAGATAGAAGATATCCCAAACAATTTAAGGCCCATTGAAGCCAGAATTTATTTACCACAGTTATTAACCCAAAAAGCAAAATTAACTAATAACCCAGATGATTTTGAAAAAGCCGAATATTATTTTAAAGATTTAATTGAGTTTAGCCCAAATTTAGCTTTAGCTTGGCGGAATTGGGCGGAATTAGATATAGTTAGAAAAGATTGGGATAAAGCTAGAGAAAAAATAAATTTGTCTTTAAACTTGTGCCCTGACCCTTTTGACAAAGAGAACGAACATTCAGAAGAGGTTATTAGTGAAATAATTGCAGCTAAAGAAAAATTAGCCCGTATAGAATTAGAAACAGGAAATTACGATAAATCCTTAGAAATTTATAATGAAATTCTCCGGCTTGATCCAGAACAATTTTTTGTTTGGCAAAAAATAAGCGAAATTTATGAAATGAAAGGAGACAAAGATAATGCAATTAAAGCTCAAA
Proteins encoded:
- a CDS encoding O-Antigen ligase encodes the protein MNKIASACQLDRPNLKNEPKNRINKGFHKEEERECEEKKGLSLLEVVWLITIAIVPLCFCLNMFNPWQMAKNIIFQSLVEISFFIFWGQIIIFGFPKEEFKKKLKFIIPPFIFIIILGLATLFSPTRWFSFWGYWERKLGFLTWLHFFIFYVILLLNIKNKVQIKRIILTVLITATLVAFYGFMQFARYDPFEWDLNPILKISDYRVFSSLGQPNFLASWLLLVIPLNILAIFIYKKRIVRFFLFLLFSILIVLLILTQSRGGLIGFIFEIVFLLLSFSYFKKKKKIFIFISIVLILGILFIFWINSKNIDLEKTENNLFNRLQSLVNLKEAGEYRLWHWQASLELIKKKPILGYGLESQRFYFPSYYRKEFAMKEAPNIFLDRAHNDILDVLLNSGFLGLISWWFFLGYLFYQGFKTVKRGKINILFLLAGIFGYLVSLQFSFHTHSTLLYFWIWAILIFLNNDDNEFKIDCSKKYFKEKPEVHSCISKIQIAIIFLLIILTCSFIWFINGYEYLASHYLLKAEIAKIEGKGEDADIFYTKSIKYGRNDPYFRQMSAEGMLELGLMEQDLSKKMFFIQTGIKQIEDIPNNLRPIEARIYLPQLLTQKAKLTNNPDDFEKAEYYFKDLIEFSPNLALAWRNWAELDIVRKDWDKAREKINLSLNLCPDPFDKENEHSEEVISEIIAAKEKLARIELETGNYDKSLEIYNEILRLDPEQFFVWQKISEIYEMKGDKDNAIKAQNEFLKRMRDRNFYDL
- the pimA gene encoding GDP-mannose-dependent alpha-(1-2)-phosphatidylinositol mannosyltransferase gives rise to the protein MLKIAHIVCAFPPYQGGMGNVCFNQATYLAKIGHQVTVFAPQINNQESFSLGFKQQKLISLLTLGNASLIFPQISILNKFDILHFHYPFIGLGEQILFLKKIGLIKIPLIIQYHMDLIGEGNRKLFFEIYNKKTLPLLLCADKILVSSEDYLLHSKIKKYFLKAKNKFEILPLGVDENKFYPSFEATSSEYQNILFVGALDKAHYFKGVDVLIKAFKKVNNILPQSRLIIVGKGDLRNQFIDLAKKLNIRDKIEFADNVLKEELPLYYQKTAVFVLPSTTRSEAFGLVTLEAMASGLPVIVSNLPGPRSLVDNNGFLVKPGDSDDLSAKIIKILQNDKLKKEFGNQSRQLVNKYYCWSKIVPRLSTIYENILSAKL